From the genome of Uranotaenia lowii strain MFRU-FL chromosome 1, ASM2978415v1, whole genome shotgun sequence, one region includes:
- the LOC129739072 gene encoding uncharacterized protein LOC129739072 isoform X2, with protein sequence MVCEAKLLMSKDENSFSTSSDDILFVTTRHNEQALLWVNHLKTCFDKITKQRGRLPFNFLHLKIDEGQITPDLVQRCLSTKLQIVIICPTLLSLSAQYLLSTLGSLLKPERVLGVLLDVTETRVWEIHKTTFPAYNKWRTCTVGDHEQSFVSELLGIATDILGRALRQQPLLCVDPATVLQNSSAAGPQKSQTPHQNHETFTLFPRKVKVGQNKIIVIFVEPLVKDDWIKIKVEKGNEIIEITNIKRRNPYTIQFSIPESCMEISMMIGIRLEKNNVDLGCRPLKCESRIRELEQILKAQDAPMEFLCQSLGIATSDRNRLDTYLLQSFQKNVPPNFHLLNSTDNSEGGLKMARETSPEEYPTLLHFAAYWGLERLCLQLMDCPGGDIACEIRNISGRTPVDLAELGGHYKLAKSFRNFSQLHEFSTMYHYFKGISDASSGKVIIEPKLTATAMFSSKIGSTKTASSKVEHNSKQHHQSEGYMEMNGSGSDIESSQSENINSVANLNYLNLDVAGGSGGGHDEVDFIFDQKKQAEKDKDILNNLNNSSEVDPIDHNILFNELRITEPEYYDSNDINRSDSFSQECSNVLENYTISDSCDSNYLIQPSNVPVKKIDNESDYLIQPSNIPVHEYSNLDVSSGLVRNKESESGRETSHLRLSFKKKESHESGSKSKSGTLKRQESNSSKKSVDDELLEILSDFKNNVFTIMEVEQLFDSWKSRNDVQKSVLDKREQLQQMREEYERIQQQMKEKLKRPTPFDRMKRIFSRSKSTDSKKNSPIEGVPVDVCDDIKFSLLTPAASSSSHRPISSSSLHSISSGSSGRVSILSSASFGDSGTHSDSEERRAGNPSFNANRTPRLNSLMDNYMIPPAPRPFITPSSTPTPVEEKDIPNFPPNNNDAAEHYTCIPSNKPIYPDSIYPYENCSMLMSIDETKETETAVQPIKVQRSEIIYTKLADIRPTMSSFKNNHSKETAQSHDSGS encoded by the exons ATGGTTTGTGAAGCTAAACTACTTATGTCAAAAG ATGAGAATTCTTTTTCGACCTCCTCGGACGATATCCTGTTCGTTACAACACGGCACAACGAACAGGCGCTGCTGTGGGTTAatcatttgaaaacatgttttgacaaaataacCAAACAACGTGGCCGGCTCCCGTTCAA CTTTTTACACCTGAAAATTGACGAAGGTCAAATCACGCCAGATTTAGTGCAACGATGCCTATCAACCAAGCTGCAAATCGTGATTATATGCCCGACGTTGCTGTCGCTGAGCGCCCAGTATTTGCTTTCCACGTTGGGATCGTTGCTTAAGCCGGAGCGGGTCTTGGGAGTGCTGCTGGATGTAACCGAGACACGCGTGTGGGAAATTCACAAGACCACCTTTCCGGCCTACAACAAATGGCGTACGTGCACTGTGGGAGATCACGAACAATCGTTTGTGAGTGAATTGTTGGGCATTGCCACCGACATTCTTGGGCGCGCATTACGCCAGCAGCCCCTCCTCTGCGTCGACCCGGCGACCGTGCTTCAAAATTCGTCTGCTGCTGGTCCACAAAAGTCACAAACGCCTCACCAAAACCACGAGACGTTTACCCTGTTTCCCAGGAAGGTCAAGGTCGGCCAGAACAAGATAATAGTGATTTTTGTGGAGCCCCTCGTGAAAGATGACTGGATCAAGATTAAAGTCGAGAAAGGCAACGAAATAATCGAGATAACCAACATTAAGCGCCGAAATCCGTACACCATACAGTTCAGCATACCAG AATCTTGCATGGAGATATCCATGATGATTGGTATCCGCTTGGAGAAGAATAACGTGGACCTTGGCTGTCGGCCGTTGAAATGTGAAAGCAGAATCCGGGAACTGGAGCAGATCCTGAAGGCCCAGGACGCCCCGATGGAGTTCCTGTGCCAATCGCTGGGCATCGCTACGTCGGACCGGAACCGGCTGGATACCTATCTGTTGCAATCATTCCAGAAGAATGTGCCACCCAATTTCCACCTGCTCAACTCGACGGATAACAGCGAAGGCGGACTCAAGATGGCCCGAGAGACGA GTCCCGAGGAGTATCCGACACTTTTACACTTCGCTGCCTATTGGGGCTTGGAGCGACTCTGTCTTCAGTTGATGGACTGCCCAGGAGGGGACATTGCCTGCGAGATTAGAAACATTTCCGGTCGGACCCCCGTTGATCTGGCCGAGCTAGGTGGTCACTACAAGCTCGCAAAATCGTTCCGGAATTTTTCG CAACTGCACGAGTTCTCAACAATGTATCACTACTTCAAAGGGATTAGTGATGCATCGTCGGGCAAAGTTATTATCGAGCCTAAATTAACAGCAACAGCAATGTTCAGCAGCAAAATCGGAAGCACAAAAACTGCCTCCAGTAAAGTTGAACACAACAGCAAACAGCATCACCAAAGTGAAGGTTATATGGAAATGAATGGAAGTGGCAGTGATATTGAATCTAGTCAATCCGAAAACATAAACTCAGTTGCAAATTTGAACTATCTCAATCTCGATGTGGCCGGGGGAAGTGGTGGGGGGCACGATGAAGTCGATTTCATATTTGATCAAAAGAAACAAGCAGAAAAGGATAAGGatatattgaataatttgaacaatAGCAGCGAGGTGGATCCAATTGatcataatattttattcaaCGAGCTTAGAATCACTGAACCAGAGTATTAcgattcaaatgacattaacAGAAGCGACAGTTTCAGTCAAGAGTGTTCAAATGTGTTAGAAAACTATACCATATCGGATAGTTGTGACTCGAACTATCTTATTCAACCTTCCAACGTCCCagtgaaaaaaatagataacgAAAGTGATTATCTCATTCAACCATCCAATATCCCTGTGCACGAATATAGCAATTTAGATGTAAGCTCCGGTCTTGTAAGGAACAAAGAATCAGAAAGCGGACGAGAAACTTCTCATCTAAGGttgagttttaaaaagaaagaGTCACATGAATCCGGTAGCAAATCCAAGAGTGgcacattgaaaaggcaagaaAGCAATTCATCGAAGAAATCAGTTGATGATGAACTATTGGAAATTTTATCCGacttcaaaaataatgttttcaccATTATGGAAGTTGAACAATTGTTCGATTCATGGAAGTCTCGTAACGATGTTCAGAAAAGTGTCTTAGACAAGCGTGAGCAACTACAACAGATGCGTGAAGAGTACGAACGAATTCAACAGCAAatgaaggaaaaattaaaaaggccCACACCATTTGACAGAATGAAAAGAATTTTCTCGAGAAGTAAAAGCACCGATTCGAAGAAAAATAGCCCTATCGAAGGTGTTCCCGTCGACGTTTGCGAtgatattaaattttctttattgacTCCTGCTGCCTCGAGCTCCTCACATCGTCCCATTAGTTCCTCGAGTCTGCATAGTATTTCGAGTGGTTCATCGGGGCGCGTGAGCATCCTTAGCAGTGCCAGTTTCGGAGACAGTGGAACACATTCTGATTCTGAAGAGAGGCGAGCGGGAAATCCAAGCTTCAATGCCAATCGGACGCCAAGACTAAATAGTTTAATGGACAACTACATGATCCCTCCAGCACCCAGGCCATTCATAACGCCATCGTCGACACCAACGCCAGTAGAAGAAAAAGATATACCGAATTTCCCTCCCAATAATAATGATGCTGCAGAACACTACACTTGTATTCCCTCGAACAAACCGATCTATCCAGACAGTATTTATCCATACGAGAATTGTTCCATGCTCATGTCGATTGATGAAACCAAAGAGACGGAAACAGCTGTGCAACCTATCAAAGTGCAGAGATCAGAGATTATTTATACTAAACTAGCAGACATAAGACCAACGATGAGTTCATTCAAAAACAACCACTCCAAAGAAACAGCACAATCTCACGATAGCGGTAGTTAG